The stretch of DNA ACGTGAATCGTCCCAGCAACATTTTTCTACCCTCAATGCTGAAGTATGGATAACCGCGATTTCCCAATATGCCGCCGCCAAAAAAATTGAAAAAACTGTCCACTTTTGTATCGATGAATCCACCCTGAATATCCAAATTAAGCGTATGATCTTTTATGGGCAATTCCCGGAATTCCTTCCAGTCAAGCGTGAATTTGTTGTAGTTATAATTTTCAAAAATTTCTATGTCGATTGGAGTGTCAGTTTTAAAGTCACGCAAAAATTTATTGAATTCACGATCATAATTAAAGGTAATCGTTCGGCCCTTTGGATTGATTTCTGAATTTACTGCGGGCTTTAAGCTGCGGTGGCTGAACTTGAAAGAAAAATCGCGTCCGATAAAATAGGTGTAATTTATAGTTGTCAGGCCTGCCCTGCTTGGAAGCTTTAATCTTGCTCCGTAACGGCTGAACACAAAAGCGGTTCGAAGCATATTCGAATCACTGAGCTTGAATCTTGCACCAATGTCAACTTCAGCTAAATTAAATTTGAATTTATCGGTTACCTCACTCAATTGGCGCAGAGCAAGGTCGTTGGGATCCTCTACTTTGACACTGGTATTTTGAACTTGATTATAGGCCTCTAAGAATAAAGTTGGTCCGAGTTTTCGAAAATCGATGAGGGCAAATAGATCATAATCAAAACGACTGTTTGCAGCAAAACCGGCCAGGAAGCCGTATTTGTTTAAAACATCGTAAGAATAGAGATACGAGCCAACTTTTACCGTACCATAATCAATCATCACCCGCGGCAGAAAACTAACCGGTGAATAGTGGTTTTTGTAACGCTTCACTTCGAAATCAGGTACTTTGGAATCATCGAAATTTCGAATGTTAATATTCTCAAGTAACGACTCCGGAACCGAGTTTTTGATTGATGCCATCTTAATCCCGCTATTTTTATAAGCAAGATATTTGGATTTAGATGCATCAATTGGCATCGGGTTGCTTAATAAAGAAATTTTATAGCCCTCAGAAGTAAAGTTAGCGAAAGCCAATTCACCGCGATCATTTACGGAAGCCATGAAAGCCCCGCCAAGCACGTTGGTTAATTGCTGAGTTTCACCGGTTTCCAAATCTTTGGAGTAAATGTTAAAAATTCCGGTTTTATCCCAGCTAAAATTAATCTTTGCTCCGTCCTTGCTAAACACAGCATCGCGCGAATCAAATGGTCCCTCTAAAATGGTTTTAATTTCAGCTGAAGCAAGCTCAAATAAAAGTAAATCTTTCCCATTACGAATGGATTTAGCGAACAAGATTGATTTGCCGTCCGGAGACCACTGCGGATTGGAAAGTTGTTCGCCGTTTTTAAATTTGGTGAGCTGGTCAATTTTTTTGCTTTCTAAATCAAAGACACCCAGGTTTTTGGTGCCATCTTTGGCGGAAACGAAGACCAACTTTTTACCGTCCGGCGACCAATTGGGACTGTGGGCGCGCTGACCCTTTGTCTGGCGAATTTCCTTTTTCTTTTTAAAATCATAAATGTAAATATCGAAATAGTGCGATCCGCCTTTGCTGCGGGCAGATTTGTTTGCGTAGGCTAACTGGGTTCCATCGGGTGACCAGCTAATCGAGTGCCGAGCTCCAGCGCTGATCGTTTCCGACTTGCCTGTCTCCACATCTTTGACCACCAGCTTTGTTTGCGAAAGATAATCATTCCCTTTATTCGTTAGATAGGCTATTTTCGAACCGTCCGGAGACCATGCCGGGTGTAAATTCCCGAATCCTCTAGATTCAAAGAGCCTGCCCTCGATCTTATTTTCAAGAATATCACGGGTTTG from candidate division KSB1 bacterium encodes:
- a CDS encoding PD40 domain-containing protein — its product is MIKKNIITALIFSAHFLLFVPHSWAQSEEYNHPELKWFTIETRHFFVHFHNGTERTAKVVAKIAEEVYEPITSLYQFRPGSKYHFIIRDHDDYSNGAAFYYNDKLEIWASAMDFELRGSHNWLRNVVTHEFTHMIQLQSSRKITQRIPAFYFQAIGYEEDRREDVLHGGPNVIVSYPLAMTVMPGWFAEGVAQYQVPGLGYETWDSHRDMILRTAALDERLLSYNELGVFGKNSLGNEKVYDHGYAFVSYLAKNYGVDTFRKVSQNMKNFFRLSLDGALKKATGKKARDLYLDWTNEIRAEYSQQTRDILENKIEGRLFESRGFGNLHPAWSPDGSKIAYLTNKGNDYLSQTKLVVKDVETGKSETISAGARHSISWSPDGTQLAYANKSARSKGGSHYFDIYIYDFKKKKEIRQTKGQRAHSPNWSPDGKKLVFVSAKDGTKNLGVFDLESKKIDQLTKFKNGEQLSNPQWSPDGKSILFAKSIRNGKDLLLFELASAEIKTILEGPFDSRDAVFSKDGAKINFSWDKTGIFNIYSKDLETGETQQLTNVLGGAFMASVNDRGELAFANFTSEGYKISLLSNPMPIDASKSKYLAYKNSGIKMASIKNSVPESLLENINIRNFDDSKVPDFEVKRYKNHYSPVSFLPRVMIDYGTVKVGSYLYSYDVLNKYGFLAGFAANSRFDYDLFALIDFRKLGPTLFLEAYNQVQNTSVKVEDPNDLALRQLSEVTDKFKFNLAEVDIGARFKLSDSNMLRTAFVFSRYGARLKLPSRAGLTTINYTYFIGRDFSFKFSHRSLKPAVNSEINPKGRTITFNYDREFNKFLRDFKTDTPIDIEIFENYNYNKFTLDWKEFRELPIKDHTLNLDIQGGFIDTKVDSFFNFFGGGILGNRGYPYFSIEGRKMLLGRFTYRFPLFRHLGLRLMHMYFDKVFLGVFYDYGNAFNENKLELSNFKSSVGFEIRADSFSFYSFPTRIFFNAAYGLDKFEAENQSYGKEWRYYFGLSFGYLD